The Mytilus edulis chromosome 5, xbMytEdul2.2, whole genome shotgun sequence genomic interval ATGGGTCGTCTTACATAGACATTTATTAGTACTGTCAGTATCTTGTTTACATTCAGTACTAGCGACTAGACAGTTGTCAGTAGGTCCAGGAGTACAGGTACCTTCTAAGGCAATCTCTGAAATGCAAACAGTTAAAGAAGtgaataaaaatgacaaaatgcaTGTAGCATATTGCATCTCCTCTTCATTGCAGATGTTtcgtctttttttaattttgaaattacattGCATTGACCTAGAGCTGTACATTAAGTTCCAAATGGTTATTTTAAAAAGAAGGTTACATACAggaattgccatttgattatataaaaaagaagatgttgtatgattgccaatgagacaattctctgcaaaagacatttcaaaattttccAGAATGAACGGTTTGAGTTTAACAGAAACTCTTCAacataaaatcttttttttttaattgacctagtaatattcaaaaatataattgtacagAAGAAATACTTGTTAGACTTGAATCGACATACAATCAGTGTCCAATATTTGTACCTTCTAATCGACATTCGATGTGACGTGATGTGTTATCAAACCGATATCCGGTTGATCATTCTTCTctcatttatttttagtttattttgtttaaattaaaaatatcttttgggACTAGCATCAAAGAAAACTAAGAAAAACATACCGTCATTACACTTCATTCCAAAACTTCGCAATACTCCGTATAAATGATACATAGCTGGATAATCAAGATGTTCGACTCAAGTGCTGACTACGATTCTTTCTACGGTACAAGATGCCCTTCAGAAATATTGTTATGATATATATTCAACCAGTGGTGTAAATTGGATGTGAATTCTCACAACTTCTAGAGATTTCTTCTAAATCGTAGATCACAATCTATGAATTTTGAAACTACATTTAGACCTTTGATTTTTACACTACTATTTCTCATGCTCAATTGAAAGATCGAATTCATCATTAGGCTGAACAGAAACCTTACTATAAAAAAGGAGTCGTGGATATAAATGTCTTGTTTTTGGTAACtaacattcttatttttttaataactacgTCGATTTCCGAGAAAAGTCACTGAAGAGGATATTATGAAAATGCTGgcctttttaaaatatacaatatatttgcTAGGTTTAGAAGATAAATATTTTGACAGACAGTCGGCATTCCAATAagtactaaataaactcatcatagataccagtattaaatttgtatttacaccagactcgcgtttcgtctacaaaagactcatcagtgaagctcgaatccaaAACTGTTAAAAAGCCAAAATGTTCTGACTCCCGATCTACACGACTTCTTTTTACTTGTATTTCTGACACGTATTGTTATCTATGTTATTATTTTAGCCATATTATGTTTACATTGCCATACTTGCGCGTGGTTTGAGTGGCTAAAAAACAAGTTTAAGCCCATCATTTCTGTCTCAGAacgtcttgtaccaagtcaggaaaatggcagttgttatcaaatagttgaTTTCAATATATATCGGCGTTAGTTTTTTTGTTGAACTTCAGTGTTTCTGTCCTCTGAAAGGTgacgtgtttccctcagtttcagtttgtaacccgtatttgttttctctcaatcgattaatgactgtTGAACAGTTTAATATACCTTACTGCTGTTTGTATTTGCCTATGTCTAAAACTGCTATAAAAGGGATCTTATGGTTTTcttattatctttttaaaaataaaaaggacaaatatcAGAAAACGACAGTATAACAAAGTGAAAAGAAATCATTCTATGATCTACATGTACGTTGTCGTGTCCCTTcatattcataaatataaattaaatggaGATATACAACaattaaacaacaaacaaacgaCAAAGATAAACAGCAACATACGTCAGCTAATGAACTAGCGGTTCCAACTTTTATTTCGTgcatttctttgttttattaatcACCGAGTGCTAGTGAAAAAGTGTGACGGATGCAAGAATTCCCGTAGCTTTAATATTAAACTCTATTTTAAttagtttgaatatttttatatcacCGTTCTTGTAATATAATTGAAATAACTTGAAATTGCATTATACAATAAATGAAagtttatggttttttttttgttggttttttttttggggggggggggggtttaaatctTTTCCTTACTAGAGAACTACATAATTTATGCCGGAAattttgattcaaatgaaatataatatatggtatttacatgtatgattttcaaaaatgaaacacaaaacttaacatcGTTATAAAACCCCTGAACGTATTAATACATTGTGCTTTATTTGTTTAACAAAGCCCTAACGctgaaattgtacatttttttaattttcatttcatcAACATAAACATTGGATCCTTGGCTTTGATTCCTAGTGTGTGTTGATCAATCAAAAGAAATGattaacacatttttttacaACAGATTGAACCCATGTTACTATTCAGATACGATTACGTTCTTTTCTGATAAAGTTTTTCTGATATAGTTTATACATACTGGCAGCACATGCGTCGTTGCTGTCTTTGTAATGAGTTGTTTTACACAGACATTTATTAGCATTGTTAGTATCTGCTTTACATTCAGCGCTAGCGTCTAGACATTGGTCAGTTATTCCAGGTGTACAGGTAGCTTGTAATGCAATCtctgaaatgaaacaaattaaaacGATGAATAAGAAATGGCAAAAAGAAGATATTACTAAAGACAGCTCGTCTATCTTGAAGATTCCTTGTTTAAGTTTAGCTTATGTTTTATACAGATAATTCCCTAGACCCGATTGTACtatatttctttaaattgaataaatataatttttaactaAGCAAACAAATTCTCTGACAGGGAGCATACATGCAGTGTAAGTGGCTATTTCTTGATTCATAATAAACATAAgtgtttttatttgttgttcTTTTTACATATATGGCCATATTCTCAAAACAACAGTTGATTATTCAATAATTCATGAAAATACACATAAAATACTTtgatatcattgttttttttgtagataatcaAGTTTCTTTTATTTCTATCAACATACTCTTATtccaatatataaaagaaaaaatatagctTACTTGCTTTACAAAGATTATCAGTAGTATCAAAGAACTGGCTAACAGGTGTTGTGCACTGACATGTATCTGATGTACATTTCAGGGAATATAAGCAGGTACTGTCACCGATAGCTGTTACGCATACTCCTCCAAATCCGCTCTCTTAAAGTTAAGTTTCATTTCTTTGATTATGAAAAAAATTTAGTTCTGACATTATCGTATAATAATCTTAGTTGCAAATATATCTTTACTTTTCCATCAAATATATCATTAAGTTAGAGCAATGCTTATGAAGCATTAgttttcacttgttttttttgtttttttttttttttcatgcggTTGCTTTGCGTGtcattttaaaagagacaaatattgaataaaaaaaaacgtttccgctacgtttatttcacattctaaattcTTACTTTACGTTTAACCAACTGACTGGCATAATTCTCGAGTAAATTCATTGGTATTTTGAAGTTGTAGGTCAAATTGATAGATTTAGGCTCACGTAACTGGCATTTGAATAACATTACGCATACATGTGTTATTTACAATGTTAAGGTCGCCAGTTATAACGTGGCCAGTCGAATTATATTTCTTTTGGGGAACTAGCACATGTGTAATCAGGAAGTTATAAAGACTgcaagtcgtcaatattgagatcctgaAAGACGTATATGCCAATGACAATTAAAGAATTGATTTGGTATAGGTATGCTAGATACTGTCTGATCCTAAAACATAGAGAAATATCTTCGTGTGAACTTATTtgtgatgaaggatattgccaaaGTTATTCGGTTATTCTGTTTTTTCCTCctataattgatgtgttttaatataaacaaaattaaatcaaaattttcatGGTTATTCAAAGTCAACGACCTTTCCATGGGTTTCATTTTAATCGAACGCATTGGACCCTCGCCTTTTATAGGCGTGGcgttaatcagatgtggatacttaaaaatgccaaagatcttttaaagtacatacaatctaactctctttcatcttgttatagtattaaaacatttgacttttctactctttacacaagtattccacattccaaactaaaagacaactgATATGTTGCAGTTTGACTTTGTGACATATAAGACTTTACGTTAGCAACATTGTTAACTATCCTGTAACTGTGTCGTTTGCCCTTAATGTGACCTTCTAGGTCGTATAGATTGAAACGTAAAGAATGTATgaaggattttttttagtttcaataTTACACAGTTCAATTTGTTGTACTGAGGTTTCTGCCGGTGTTTATTCCTTTCATTTGTCTCGAATTTGTGTTCAGATAAAGTTGACAAATTGAGTGTACTTATATTTTCTTCTTTCTTCTATGGTTTACTATAAAGGTATATATATGTCATCCCAGAcgataagctaacgcctaggcattaagtatTGCCTGACATGTTCAGGAATTAATcttatttcctgaaatctgatgatgattattcaacCAATTGCAATAAGTTAactttgtgttttgtgtttatcttccaaatacatgtacattcagTGAAATATTCTGATGAATAATTCATTGTATAAATCATATGCCAAATAATAATACTGATATAAGAGATCTTTATATTTTAGTATGTTTTTGTATTCAAAACTCGtatttctttttagtttttttttcttcaacgaTCAAGCCTGATTAGGATATTCGAAGATATAAAATGTTGCCAGTCATATCATCTTTTCATTGGTTTTTTATGTGTTTGCAAATTCTCGTCTTTTCACTTCTTAATCGAGATTATCATCATTAATGCATAAACAAGTTTTTCAAAATCTTTGctgaatataaattttaatcaGGGGAAAATAAGATCATATACCCAAAATTAAAGTACAATCATGGTAATTGGGTAAATATCAGactttcaaaataagaaaatataaggCAGCTATAGACTATTGAAATCTAAAATGGAATACTATTTTTTTACCATCGGAGGTccgaaataaaattgagaaaggaaatggtgaatatgtcaaagcgacaaccacccgaccatagagcaaacaacagccgaaggcaaccaatgggtcttcaatgtagcgagaattcccgcacccgtaggtgtccttcagctggcccctaaaatatgcataatagtacagtgataatggacgtcatactaaactccgaattatacacaagaaactaaaatttaaaatcatacaagactaacaaaggccagaggctcctgacttgggacaggcgcaaaattgcggcggggttaaacatgtttatgagatctcaaccctccccctatacctctagccaatgtagaaaagtaaaagaataacaatacgcacattaaaattcagttcaagagaagtccgagtctgatgtcaaaagatgtaacaaaagaaaataaataaaatgacaataatacataaataacaacagactactagcagttaactgacatgccagctccagacctcaattaaactgattgaaagattatgtcttcatcatatgaatatcaggtacaatccctcccgttaggggtttagtatcatactatcataaaatatatgagaagaacataacccgtgtcatgccaacaactgtttttttagaaataaatgtgtttagttccgatgcaaagaccctatcagtgaatcaatgttaaagccaaaatatgcaatctttaatgacctgaccacagtatcgtaactatatccccttttaataagtctatttaaaggttttgttagtttctgagacTAAAGTATAAGAGAATGATGAgggaaatttcaatttttttgatattatAGAGGACTTGTATGGTATGGGTGGGTGGGGATGGTG includes:
- the LOC139524647 gene encoding slit homolog 1 protein-like isoform X2 — protein: MMVKKSVQLVICLLSLLTVELCSAANVDEACPTGDTDCASTNSECVSGTCKCVGTYYKSSATVCTTKIVLEAACTPGPTDQCVDFNAECKADTDNANKCLCKTTHYKDTNGACAVKSGFGGVCVTAIGDSTCLYSLKCTSDTCQCTTPVSQFFDTTDNLCKAKIALQATCTPGITDQCLDASAECKADTNNANKCLCKTTHYKDSNDACAAKIALEGTCTPGPTDNCLVASTECKQDTDSTNKCLCKTTHYKASNGACVAT